In Aricia agestis chromosome 14, ilAriAges1.1, whole genome shotgun sequence, one genomic interval encodes:
- the LOC121733721 gene encoding baculoviral IAP repeat-containing protein 2 isoform X1 — MNLETNRLNTFINWPGSAPVDPIRIAKAGFFYTGQGTEVECFSCGGKISDWHYGDQAMWRHRRMDPNCAFVLNPGLSGNVPLVLSRECTPAQRNRSETDNIQGPDVPQDYGLTEEDELYKSYVLRLLSFVNWEDTSVSREALVSAGFYHVGGGRVRCAWCGGELAPFSSLGSLGSPLEVHRMYFPRCSLATTLANERQNIQISTTSQNTPTLEMPLVNTTVKGPTSAAEQNERVVAAGGAWRELGVVGGSARHPDKASLAARLATFERWPANRPQDPRTLADAGFFYTGVDDQVRCFYCDGGLAKWEAGDGPWSEHAHWFPTCGYILLVKGQEFIDTCRKRNGTSSTDGGHTTRTMTSVNFSDSNRDRGRAMRTRSSINFPITESQVEEGMCGPFAAAALGAGLDAARVRRAISRRLRATGVPFTSSEALIDAVLDEQLNEEAWSETPQSSRLARDILAETLSEFLPNSGVSTDERSDSQESHYESPIRTPTPNTTPRRLCPVPVTSEEPRETQDTVPEEKKQLTLEEENRQLKEARLCKVCMDNEVSVVFLPCGHLVSCAGCGAALAACPLCRAAVRALVRAYLA; from the exons ATGAATCTTGAAACGAATAGGCTGAATACTTTTATAAATTGGCCTGGTTCAGCCCCTGTCGATCCGATTAGAATAGCAAAAGCGGGATTTTTCTATACGGGGCAGGGAACCGAAGTGGAATGCTTCAGCTGCGGCGGCAAAATATCGGATTGGCACTACGGTGACCAGGCTATGTGGCGCCATCGAAGGATGGATCCGAATTGTGCTTTTGTTTTGAATCCAGGATTGTCTGGTAATGTGCCATTAGTTTTAAGCAGAGAATGCACTCCAGCGCAACGAAACCGTTCCGAAACAGACAATATACAGGGGCCGGATGTGCCTCAAGACTATGGACTGACTGAAGAAGATGAACTATATAAAAGTTATGTGCTGCGACTACTATCATTCGTTAATTGGGAA GATACCTCAGTATCGCGGGAAGCATTAGTCAGTGCTGGTTTCTACCATGTAGGTGGAGGGAGGGTCCGTTGTGCTTGGTGCGGGGGTGAGCTCGCTCCATTCAGCAGCCTAGGATCACTTGGATCACCTCTGGAAGTTCATAGAAT GTATTTCCCCCGTTGCTCACTTGCGACGACTTTAGCTAATGAGAggcaaaatatacaaatatcaACCACATCACAGAATACTCCTACCCTAGAAATGCCGTTAGTAAATACAACAGTCAAAGGACCTAC ATCGGCAGCAGAGCAGAACGAGCGTGTAGTGGCGGCTGGAGGGGCGTGGCGGGAGTTGGGCGTGGTCGGCGGCAGCGCGCGCCATCCCGACAAGGCGTCCCTAGCGGCTAGACTAGCGACCTTCGAGCGCTGGCCGGCGAACAGACCGCAGGATCCTCGAACACTGGCCGACGCGGGGTTCTTCTACACAGGCGTCGATGATCAG GTGCGATGTTTCTACTGCGACGGTGGTCTGGCGAAGTGGGAGGCGGGCGACGGGCCGTGGTCGGAGCACGCGCACTGGTTTCCAACCTGCGGGTACATACTGCTAGTCAAGGGACAGGAGTTCATCGATACTTGCCGGAAACGGAATGGAACG TCTTCAACTGACGGTGGGCATACAACTAGAACTATGACGAGTGTGAATTTCTCAGACTCG aACAGAGACCGTGGTCGGGCCATGAGAACTAGATCGAGTATAAATTTCCCCATCACTGAAAGCCAG GTTGAAGAGGGCATGTGCGGTCCGTTCGCGGCCGCGGCTCTGGGGGCGGGGCTTGACGCAGCGCGCGTGCGCCGCGCCATCTCACGTCGGTTGCGTGCCACAG GTGTCCCGTTCACATCGTCTGAGGCTCTGATAGACGCGGTGTTAGACGAACAGCTAAACGAGGAGGCGTGGAGTGAGACGCCGCAGAGCAGCCGCCTGGCGAGAGACATTCTGGCGGAGACACTGTCGGAGTTCCTGCCTAACTCTGG GGTCTCAACCGATGAAAGATCAGACAGCCAAGAATCTCACTACGAAAGTCCCATCCGTACTCCCACACCGAATACGACACCTAGACGACTGTGCCCTGTGCCCGTAACAAGTGAAGAGCCAAGAGAAACCCAAGATACTGTTCCAGAGGAGAAAAAACAATTGACGCTAGAAGAAGAAAATAGACAACTGAAAGAGGCGAGATTGTGTAAAGTGTGTATGGATAACGAG GTGAGCGTGGTGTTCCTGCCGTGCGGGCACCTGGTGTCGTGCGCGGGGTGCGGCGCGGCGCTGGCGGCGTGCCCGCTGTGCCGCGCCGCCGTGCGCGCACTCGTGCGGGCCTACCTCGCCTGA
- the LOC121733721 gene encoding baculoviral IAP repeat-containing protein 2 isoform X3: MNLETNRLNTFINWPGSAPVDPIRIAKAGFFYTGQGTEVECFSCGGKISDWHYGDQAMWRHRRMDPNCAFVLNPGLSGNVPLVLSRECTPAQRNRSETDNIQGPDVPQDYGLTEEDELYKSYVLRLLSFVNWEDTSVSREALVSAGFYHVGGGRVRCAWCGGELAPFSSLGSLGSPLEVHRMYFPRCSLATTLANERQNIQISTTSQNTPTLEMPLVNTTVKGPTSAAEQNERVVAAGGAWRELGVVGGSARHPDKASLAARLATFERWPANRPQDPRTLADAGFFYTGVDDQVRCFYCDGGLAKWEAGDGPWSEHAHWFPTCGYILLVKGQEFIDTCRKRNGTSSTDGGHTTRTMTSVNFSDSNRDRGRAMRTRSSINFPITESQVEEGMCGPFAAAALGAGLDAARVRRAISRRLRATGVPFTSSEALIDAVLDEQLNEEAWSETPQSSRLARDILAETLSEFLPNSG; encoded by the exons ATGAATCTTGAAACGAATAGGCTGAATACTTTTATAAATTGGCCTGGTTCAGCCCCTGTCGATCCGATTAGAATAGCAAAAGCGGGATTTTTCTATACGGGGCAGGGAACCGAAGTGGAATGCTTCAGCTGCGGCGGCAAAATATCGGATTGGCACTACGGTGACCAGGCTATGTGGCGCCATCGAAGGATGGATCCGAATTGTGCTTTTGTTTTGAATCCAGGATTGTCTGGTAATGTGCCATTAGTTTTAAGCAGAGAATGCACTCCAGCGCAACGAAACCGTTCCGAAACAGACAATATACAGGGGCCGGATGTGCCTCAAGACTATGGACTGACTGAAGAAGATGAACTATATAAAAGTTATGTGCTGCGACTACTATCATTCGTTAATTGGGAA GATACCTCAGTATCGCGGGAAGCATTAGTCAGTGCTGGTTTCTACCATGTAGGTGGAGGGAGGGTCCGTTGTGCTTGGTGCGGGGGTGAGCTCGCTCCATTCAGCAGCCTAGGATCACTTGGATCACCTCTGGAAGTTCATAGAAT GTATTTCCCCCGTTGCTCACTTGCGACGACTTTAGCTAATGAGAggcaaaatatacaaatatcaACCACATCACAGAATACTCCTACCCTAGAAATGCCGTTAGTAAATACAACAGTCAAAGGACCTAC ATCGGCAGCAGAGCAGAACGAGCGTGTAGTGGCGGCTGGAGGGGCGTGGCGGGAGTTGGGCGTGGTCGGCGGCAGCGCGCGCCATCCCGACAAGGCGTCCCTAGCGGCTAGACTAGCGACCTTCGAGCGCTGGCCGGCGAACAGACCGCAGGATCCTCGAACACTGGCCGACGCGGGGTTCTTCTACACAGGCGTCGATGATCAG GTGCGATGTTTCTACTGCGACGGTGGTCTGGCGAAGTGGGAGGCGGGCGACGGGCCGTGGTCGGAGCACGCGCACTGGTTTCCAACCTGCGGGTACATACTGCTAGTCAAGGGACAGGAGTTCATCGATACTTGCCGGAAACGGAATGGAACG TCTTCAACTGACGGTGGGCATACAACTAGAACTATGACGAGTGTGAATTTCTCAGACTCG aACAGAGACCGTGGTCGGGCCATGAGAACTAGATCGAGTATAAATTTCCCCATCACTGAAAGCCAG GTTGAAGAGGGCATGTGCGGTCCGTTCGCGGCCGCGGCTCTGGGGGCGGGGCTTGACGCAGCGCGCGTGCGCCGCGCCATCTCACGTCGGTTGCGTGCCACAG GTGTCCCGTTCACATCGTCTGAGGCTCTGATAGACGCGGTGTTAGACGAACAGCTAAACGAGGAGGCGTGGAGTGAGACGCCGCAGAGCAGCCGCCTGGCGAGAGACATTCTGGCGGAGACACTGTCGGAGTTCCTGCCTAACTCTGGGTAA
- the LOC121733721 gene encoding baculoviral IAP repeat-containing protein 2 isoform X2 codes for MNLETNRLNTFINWPGSAPVDPIRIAKAGFFYTGQGTEVECFSCGGKISDWHYGDQAMWRHRRMDPNCAFVLNPGLSGNVPLVLSRECTPAQRNRSETDNIQGPDVPQDYGLTEEDELYKSYVLRLLSFVNWEDTSVSREALVSAGFYHVGGGRVRCAWCGGELAPFSSLGSLGSPLEVHRMYFPRCSLATTLANERQNIQISTTSQNTPTLEMPLVNTTVKGPTSAAEQNERVVAAGGAWRELGVVGGSARHPDKASLAARLATFERWPANRPQDPRTLADAGFFYTGVDDQVRCFYCDGGLAKWEAGDGPWSEHAHWFPTCGYILLVKGQEFIDTCRKRNGTNRDRGRAMRTRSSINFPITESQVEEGMCGPFAAAALGAGLDAARVRRAISRRLRATGVPFTSSEALIDAVLDEQLNEEAWSETPQSSRLARDILAETLSEFLPNSGVSTDERSDSQESHYESPIRTPTPNTTPRRLCPVPVTSEEPRETQDTVPEEKKQLTLEEENRQLKEARLCKVCMDNEVSVVFLPCGHLVSCAGCGAALAACPLCRAAVRALVRAYLA; via the exons ATGAATCTTGAAACGAATAGGCTGAATACTTTTATAAATTGGCCTGGTTCAGCCCCTGTCGATCCGATTAGAATAGCAAAAGCGGGATTTTTCTATACGGGGCAGGGAACCGAAGTGGAATGCTTCAGCTGCGGCGGCAAAATATCGGATTGGCACTACGGTGACCAGGCTATGTGGCGCCATCGAAGGATGGATCCGAATTGTGCTTTTGTTTTGAATCCAGGATTGTCTGGTAATGTGCCATTAGTTTTAAGCAGAGAATGCACTCCAGCGCAACGAAACCGTTCCGAAACAGACAATATACAGGGGCCGGATGTGCCTCAAGACTATGGACTGACTGAAGAAGATGAACTATATAAAAGTTATGTGCTGCGACTACTATCATTCGTTAATTGGGAA GATACCTCAGTATCGCGGGAAGCATTAGTCAGTGCTGGTTTCTACCATGTAGGTGGAGGGAGGGTCCGTTGTGCTTGGTGCGGGGGTGAGCTCGCTCCATTCAGCAGCCTAGGATCACTTGGATCACCTCTGGAAGTTCATAGAAT GTATTTCCCCCGTTGCTCACTTGCGACGACTTTAGCTAATGAGAggcaaaatatacaaatatcaACCACATCACAGAATACTCCTACCCTAGAAATGCCGTTAGTAAATACAACAGTCAAAGGACCTAC ATCGGCAGCAGAGCAGAACGAGCGTGTAGTGGCGGCTGGAGGGGCGTGGCGGGAGTTGGGCGTGGTCGGCGGCAGCGCGCGCCATCCCGACAAGGCGTCCCTAGCGGCTAGACTAGCGACCTTCGAGCGCTGGCCGGCGAACAGACCGCAGGATCCTCGAACACTGGCCGACGCGGGGTTCTTCTACACAGGCGTCGATGATCAG GTGCGATGTTTCTACTGCGACGGTGGTCTGGCGAAGTGGGAGGCGGGCGACGGGCCGTGGTCGGAGCACGCGCACTGGTTTCCAACCTGCGGGTACATACTGCTAGTCAAGGGACAGGAGTTCATCGATACTTGCCGGAAACGGAATGGAACG aACAGAGACCGTGGTCGGGCCATGAGAACTAGATCGAGTATAAATTTCCCCATCACTGAAAGCCAG GTTGAAGAGGGCATGTGCGGTCCGTTCGCGGCCGCGGCTCTGGGGGCGGGGCTTGACGCAGCGCGCGTGCGCCGCGCCATCTCACGTCGGTTGCGTGCCACAG GTGTCCCGTTCACATCGTCTGAGGCTCTGATAGACGCGGTGTTAGACGAACAGCTAAACGAGGAGGCGTGGAGTGAGACGCCGCAGAGCAGCCGCCTGGCGAGAGACATTCTGGCGGAGACACTGTCGGAGTTCCTGCCTAACTCTGG GGTCTCAACCGATGAAAGATCAGACAGCCAAGAATCTCACTACGAAAGTCCCATCCGTACTCCCACACCGAATACGACACCTAGACGACTGTGCCCTGTGCCCGTAACAAGTGAAGAGCCAAGAGAAACCCAAGATACTGTTCCAGAGGAGAAAAAACAATTGACGCTAGAAGAAGAAAATAGACAACTGAAAGAGGCGAGATTGTGTAAAGTGTGTATGGATAACGAG GTGAGCGTGGTGTTCCTGCCGTGCGGGCACCTGGTGTCGTGCGCGGGGTGCGGCGCGGCGCTGGCGGCGTGCCCGCTGTGCCGCGCCGCCGTGCGCGCACTCGTGCGGGCCTACCTCGCCTGA